One part of the Chryseobacterium sp. 7 genome encodes these proteins:
- a CDS encoding AraC family transcriptional regulator, translating to MKRIVNFNSFNVFSIEKETWDVEYHNHNFYEVVIIENGRGFHHLNSITFPYKKGDVFFLRPSDGHEFSIKSKTKFIYIKFTEQYIWENLLSNKKNELKKVIQLLMEDHSFVYESVIKNKTDREHLLQLARILLYEFSHKNTYNKEITTDIFSGIITIMIRNIMNATTKKWIAQNASRIERILYYINVNALDADKMKIEKLAKEFMLSPNYISMYTKKQTGFSVQQHVIQLKIKTAEKLLLQSHYNISEIADKLGFNDASHFNKIFKVYKEMSPSEFKKKSTVKTVV from the coding sequence ATGAAGCGAATTGTCAATTTCAATTCTTTTAATGTTTTCAGTATTGAAAAGGAAACCTGGGATGTAGAATACCACAATCATAACTTTTATGAGGTGGTTATTATCGAAAATGGAAGAGGGTTTCATCATCTCAACAGCATTACTTTTCCTTACAAAAAGGGAGATGTTTTTTTCCTTAGACCCAGCGACGGTCATGAGTTTTCTATTAAAAGCAAAACAAAATTCATTTATATTAAATTTACGGAGCAGTATATATGGGAAAATCTTTTATCTAATAAAAAGAATGAGCTCAAAAAAGTAATTCAGCTGCTAATGGAAGATCATTCTTTCGTCTATGAATCAGTGATTAAAAATAAAACAGACAGGGAACATCTGCTACAGCTTGCCCGGATTCTTCTGTATGAATTCAGTCATAAGAATACCTATAATAAAGAAATTACCACCGATATTTTCTCGGGGATCATCACCATCATGATCCGAAACATTATGAACGCCACCACCAAAAAGTGGATCGCACAAAATGCAAGCAGAATTGAAAGAATCCTGTATTATATTAATGTCAATGCTTTGGATGCAGATAAAATGAAAATTGAAAAACTTGCCAAAGAATTTATGCTTTCACCCAATTATATCAGTATGTATACCAAAAAGCAAACGGGCTTCTCTGTACAGCAGCATGTTATACAGCTGAAAATAAAAACAGCTGAAAAACTTTTATTGCAAAGTCATTACAATATCAGTGAAATTGCAGACAAACTGGGCTTTAATGATGCCAGTCATTTCAATAAAATATTCAAGGTATATAAAGAAATGTCTCCTTCTGAATTTAAAAAGAAATCAACAGTAAAAACAGTAGTTTAA
- a CDS encoding Fur family transcriptional regulator, which produces MKQVRNTHAKTEILNLINGSDVALTHSDIQKKLGDLCNRVTIYRVLERLENEGEIHKIVNIDGVVNFAKCSGKCTHEQHFHNHVHFNCKECHSVTCIENAIPEISLPEHFIAQEFNFIISGICPKCADA; this is translated from the coding sequence ATGAAACAGGTTAGAAATACACATGCCAAAACTGAGATTTTGAACCTTATTAATGGTTCAGATGTTGCCCTTACCCACTCAGATATTCAGAAGAAGCTGGGAGATTTATGCAATAGAGTAACCATTTACAGGGTTTTGGAAAGGCTTGAAAATGAAGGTGAAATACACAAGATCGTTAATATCGACGGTGTGGTAAATTTTGCAAAATGTAGTGGTAAATGTACTCATGAGCAGCATTTCCACAATCATGTTCATTTTAATTGTAAAGAATGTCATTCTGTGACGTGCATTGAAAATGCAATTCCGGAAATCAGTTTACCGGAACACTTTATTGCGCAGGAATTTAATTTTATTATCAGCGGGATCTGCCCGAAATGTGCTGACGCATAA
- a CDS encoding MerC domain-containing protein, with product MKSKILDAVGISAAVLCLIHCIIFPLLLIVPLGISHNPYIDLAFLCIGAVVVFRITKKMENRWLKFLFWLSIGLIFISILADFLFEIHIPLIYIGAAGLITGHIINFKNHKH from the coding sequence ATGAAATCAAAAATTCTTGATGCTGTAGGAATCTCCGCTGCTGTTTTATGCCTGATTCATTGTATTATCTTTCCGTTATTGCTGATTGTTCCGTTGGGAATATCACACAATCCCTATATTGATCTGGCTTTCCTTTGCATTGGAGCCGTTGTAGTATTCAGGATAACGAAGAAAATGGAAAACAGATGGCTGAAGTTTCTATTCTGGCTATCCATTGGTTTGATTTTCATTTCTATACTGGCCGATTTTCTGTTTGAAATTCATATTCCTCTGATCTATATTGGAGCTGCCGGCCTGATTACAGGTCATATCATCAATTTTAAAAATCATAAGCATTAA
- a CDS encoding GTP-binding protein, translating to MTKKLPVTVLSGFLGAGKTTLLNHILHNKQGLKVAVIVNDMSEVNIDARLVENQNTLSRTEEKLVEMSNGCICCTLREDLMVEVERLAHENRFDYLLIESTGISEPIPVAQTFTYIDEESGIDLSRFSYVDTMVTVVDCFNFMKDFGSGELLMDRDLTDMEGDYRTIVNLLTDQIEFANVIILNKTDLIDAETLGFLTAAIKKLNPDANLLHSEFGKIEPQKILNTQLFDFDKAQSSAGWQKELQSDHHTPETEEYGISSFVFRDKKPFHPIRLWEYLNHHYPEGAIRAKGLFWLASRPDDALNFSQAGGSFRLEKAGVWWSSMPLHHRVQYSSFAENQAFIESRWDRNWGDRINELVFIGQNLDKDQMLSDLQYCLINDIEKEMFDQKITFEDPFLENI from the coding sequence ATGACTAAAAAACTTCCTGTAACAGTACTCAGCGGCTTTCTGGGAGCTGGAAAAACTACACTACTGAATCATATTCTGCACAACAAACAGGGCTTAAAAGTAGCTGTTATTGTGAATGATATGAGTGAAGTCAATATTGATGCGCGTCTTGTTGAAAATCAAAACACCCTTTCAAGAACTGAAGAAAAGCTGGTGGAAATGAGTAACGGATGTATTTGCTGTACGCTCCGTGAAGATCTGATGGTGGAAGTAGAACGTCTCGCTCATGAAAACCGTTTTGATTATCTTCTTATTGAAAGCACGGGAATCAGTGAACCTATTCCTGTAGCTCAAACCTTTACTTATATTGATGAAGAAAGCGGAATAGATCTTTCCCGATTCAGCTATGTAGATACTATGGTAACGGTGGTTGATTGTTTCAATTTTATGAAAGATTTTGGTTCTGGTGAACTGTTGATGGATCGTGATCTTACGGATATGGAAGGAGATTACAGAACTATTGTCAATCTTCTGACTGATCAGATTGAATTTGCCAATGTGATTATTTTAAATAAAACAGATCTCATAGATGCTGAAACACTAGGTTTTTTAACTGCTGCTATTAAAAAACTGAATCCAGACGCTAACCTTTTACATTCAGAGTTTGGGAAAATTGAGCCTCAAAAGATTCTAAATACACAACTTTTTGATTTTGATAAGGCACAGTCTTCAGCAGGTTGGCAAAAAGAATTACAATCTGATCATCACACTCCGGAAACTGAAGAATATGGAATAAGTTCATTCGTTTTCAGAGATAAAAAACCATTCCATCCTATAAGACTTTGGGAATATTTAAACCATCATTATCCGGAGGGTGCCATCAGGGCTAAAGGTTTGTTTTGGCTGGCCTCAAGACCTGATGATGCCTTAAATTTTTCTCAGGCCGGAGGTTCTTTCAGACTTGAAAAAGCTGGGGTTTGGTGGAGTAGTATGCCTTTACATCACAGGGTGCAATATTCTTCATTTGCAGAAAATCAGGCTTTTATAGAAAGCAGATGGGATAGAAACTGGGGTGACAGAATCAATGAGCTTGTATTTATCGGACAGAACTTAGATAAAGATCAAATGCTTTCAGACCTTCAATATTGCCTGATTAATGATATAGAAAAAGAAATGTTTGATCAAAAAATAACTTTTGAAGATCCGTTTCTGGAGAATATTTAA
- a CDS encoding alkaline phosphatase has protein sequence MDRRKFLKGSALLSGLLTLSPSDLWSFGKNTEMHQKGKAKNIIFMVSDGMSLGTQSMADLYSRNILGKGSNWLNLYHDKKVTRALMDTASASSIVTDSAAASSAFGGGIRVKNGTLNIGANGEKHLPIWQQYKKAGKKAGCVTTVTITHATPAGFCVNSSKRNAEPQIAEMYADLELDVLLGGGDEFFNPAKREDKKDLYSVYRQKGYRILKTQNELKEIKKGEKLLGIFSTGALPYSIDRNHLPELKNTPTLAEMASTAINQMKDHPAGFVLQVEAGKVDWSAHANDVAALIHDQLAFDEAVKTVMDFAEIDGNTLVIITTDHGNANPGTIYGTDATKNFNSISDYKYTNEYILNNIHKEYSAKDIKDWVYEGNKIILNDDEAKHLLSFYNGLEKAEEGLYNYKKLPFKLYSEIQKNRNSVGWISMDHSGDYVEVAAYGPGNELLKPFVKNTDLHDLMLKACTI, from the coding sequence ATGGACAGAAGAAAATTTCTAAAAGGCTCAGCATTACTTTCAGGGTTATTGACCTTATCACCGTCTGATCTCTGGAGTTTCGGGAAGAATACCGAAATGCATCAGAAAGGAAAAGCAAAGAATATCATCTTCATGGTAAGTGACGGAATGAGCCTTGGAACACAGTCAATGGCAGATTTATATTCAAGAAATATTTTGGGAAAAGGAAGCAACTGGCTTAATCTGTACCATGACAAAAAGGTAACCCGTGCTTTGATGGACACTGCTTCAGCAAGCTCAATTGTAACGGATTCAGCGGCTGCAAGTTCAGCTTTTGGAGGAGGAATAAGAGTAAAAAACGGAACCCTGAACATAGGAGCCAACGGAGAAAAACATCTTCCCATATGGCAGCAATATAAAAAAGCAGGAAAGAAAGCCGGATGTGTAACTACGGTTACCATTACTCATGCAACACCCGCTGGTTTTTGTGTCAATTCTTCAAAAAGAAATGCAGAGCCTCAAATTGCCGAAATGTATGCTGACTTGGAACTGGATGTACTTTTAGGAGGTGGTGACGAGTTTTTTAACCCTGCCAAAAGAGAAGACAAAAAAGATCTTTATTCCGTATACCGCCAGAAAGGATACAGAATCCTGAAAACGCAAAATGAACTGAAAGAAATCAAAAAAGGAGAGAAGCTGTTAGGAATATTCAGTACAGGGGCATTGCCTTATAGTATTGACAGAAACCATCTTCCGGAACTTAAAAACACTCCGACTCTTGCTGAAATGGCCAGCACAGCTATCAATCAGATGAAAGATCATCCCGCTGGTTTTGTTCTTCAGGTAGAAGCCGGAAAAGTAGACTGGTCTGCTCATGCCAATGACGTAGCAGCACTTATTCACGATCAGCTGGCATTTGATGAAGCCGTAAAAACGGTAATGGATTTTGCAGAAATAGACGGAAATACTTTAGTCATTATCACTACAGACCATGGAAACGCTAATCCGGGAACGATTTACGGAACGGATGCAACCAAGAATTTCAACAGTATTTCAGACTACAAATACACTAATGAATATATTCTGAACAATATTCACAAAGAATATTCAGCAAAGGATATAAAAGACTGGGTTTATGAAGGCAACAAAATTATCCTGAATGATGATGAAGCCAAACATCTTCTGAGCTTTTACAATGGTCTTGAAAAAGCAGAAGAAGGATTATATAATTATAAGAAACTGCCTTTTAAGCTTTACTCGGAAATTCAGAAAAACAGGAATTCTGTGGGATGGATCAGTATGGATCATTCGGGAGATTATGTGGAAGTGGCAGCCTATGGTCCTGGGAATGAACTTCTAAAGCCTTTTGTTAAAAATACAGATTTGCATGATCTGATGCTGAAGGCCTGTACAATATAA
- a CDS encoding TetR/AcrR family transcriptional regulator: MKKIDTSTEEKIKEAARIVFYKKGFAATRTRDIAEEAGINLALLNYYFRSKAKLFEMIMVETMAGFFQNLMMVLNNKDTSIDEKVVEVVGKYIDLIIKEPEIPTFIISELRNNPNLLLQKIPLKEVIETSEFLKQHQEAVKNGSIKEPNPLHFLINILGLTVFPFIAKPMLLGSSKLNDKEFEKMMLERKKLIPMWIKAAMSSG; this comes from the coding sequence ATGAAAAAAATAGATACCAGTACGGAAGAAAAAATCAAAGAAGCAGCCCGTATTGTGTTTTATAAAAAAGGATTTGCTGCAACGCGAACCCGGGATATTGCCGAAGAAGCAGGAATCAATCTGGCATTGCTTAACTATTATTTCAGAAGCAAAGCCAAGCTTTTCGAGATGATCATGGTAGAAACAATGGCTGGATTTTTCCAGAACTTAATGATGGTTCTGAATAATAAAGATACCAGTATTGATGAAAAAGTAGTAGAAGTTGTTGGAAAATATATCGATCTCATCATTAAGGAACCAGAAATTCCTACTTTTATTATTAGTGAACTTCGTAATAATCCCAATCTGCTTTTACAAAAGATACCTCTAAAAGAAGTAATAGAAACCTCAGAGTTTTTAAAACAACATCAGGAAGCTGTAAAGAATGGAAGCATTAAGGAACCCAATCCTCTCCATTTTCTGATCAATATACTCGGACTTACTGTTTTTCCTTTTATTGCCAAACCGATGCTCCTGGGAAGCAGCAAATTAAATGATAAAGAATTTGAAAAAATGATGCTGGAACGCAAAAAGCTTATTCCTATGTGGATAAAAGCTGCCATGTCATCAGGATAA
- a CDS encoding TolC family protein: MCRKFHISIIVFLSWGAVIPLKAQSESLTLEECYHLAKENYPEIKKLGMMAKTAEYTIDNANKGYLPKILFSGQATYQSQTISFSDALGALPISASLPSLSKDQYKIQGEVDQLLYDGGIIHQQKELTKANNELQTQNIEVSLYTLKQRINALFFSILLTNAQLKQNEIKKANLQTQVQKAEAALQYGTAYRSNVDELKAEVVNTDMANTEYISNRNAYLKMLSIFIGKDISDSSVLQSPKLELLSSEINRPELKGFDLQKSVYTLQEEQLKSDLMPKVSAFFQGAYGRPTLNIIENKFGPWFITGVRFSWSLESLYTSSNKKQILELNRKTTDTNKETFLINTKMDLAQQEENIKKYNLLLEQDKSVIDLRHSVTQSAEAQLANGVITTHEYIQKLNTEHLANQAMILHQIQLLQAQYNQKFISGN; the protein is encoded by the coding sequence ATGTGTAGAAAATTTCATATCTCTATTATAGTTTTTTTGAGTTGGGGTGCTGTTATTCCTCTGAAAGCTCAATCTGAATCATTAACACTTGAAGAATGCTATCACCTTGCAAAAGAAAACTATCCTGAAATCAAAAAATTAGGAATGATGGCAAAAACTGCAGAGTATACAATAGATAATGCAAACAAAGGCTATTTGCCCAAAATTCTATTTTCCGGGCAGGCTACTTATCAGTCCCAGACTATTAGTTTTTCTGATGCTTTAGGGGCACTTCCTATAAGTGCATCGCTGCCGTCATTAAGTAAGGACCAGTATAAAATTCAGGGAGAGGTAGATCAGTTGTTATATGACGGAGGCATTATACACCAGCAGAAAGAACTTACAAAAGCCAATAATGAACTGCAGACTCAAAATATAGAAGTTTCATTATATACATTAAAACAGAGAATCAATGCTTTATTTTTCTCCATTCTTTTAACCAATGCTCAACTCAAACAGAATGAAATAAAAAAAGCAAACCTTCAGACTCAGGTACAGAAGGCCGAAGCTGCTTTGCAATACGGAACCGCCTATCGCAGTAATGTAGACGAACTGAAAGCAGAAGTTGTAAATACAGATATGGCCAATACAGAGTATATATCCAACCGTAATGCCTATCTGAAAATGCTTAGTATCTTCATTGGTAAGGATATTTCCGATTCTTCAGTATTGCAGTCTCCGAAACTAGAACTTTTGTCTTCAGAAATCAACAGACCGGAGCTGAAAGGTTTTGATCTTCAGAAATCGGTTTATACATTACAGGAAGAGCAGCTTAAATCTGATCTTATGCCTAAGGTAAGTGCCTTCTTTCAGGGAGCGTATGGAAGACCAACTCTCAACATTATAGAAAATAAATTCGGGCCATGGTTTATTACCGGAGTAAGATTCAGCTGGTCCCTCGAAAGTTTATATACTTCTTCCAATAAAAAACAAATCCTGGAGCTGAACAGAAAAACGACAGACACCAACAAAGAAACATTTTTAATCAATACCAAAATGGATCTGGCACAGCAAGAAGAAAATATTAAAAAATATAACCTTCTGCTGGAACAGGATAAATCTGTAATTGACCTCCGTCATTCCGTAACCCAATCGGCAGAAGCCCAGCTGGCTAATGGTGTGATTACCACCCATGAATACATCCAGAAGCTCAATACCGAACACCTGGCCAATCAGGCCATGATTCTGCACCAGATTCAGCTGTTACAGGCACAATATAATCAGAAATTTATTTCCGGAAATTAA
- a CDS encoding HlyD family secretion protein: protein MKKVTIILSAFILLSACKPKDDFDASGNFEADEVIVSAQQNGELISYSIQEGTQLKAGAQVGQIDVTIAQLQKAQAEASIEALQQKTSNTNEQDLLVKKQLAVQEAQLDQQLYERIRTANLVKADAATRKQLDDIDAAIVQLKKQIAVTRQQLSVNTSNNSTQNRSILSEKAPLEKTAAQFQEQINKGNIINPIQGTVLVNYALKGEMQTIGKPLYKIADISTLDLRAYITGTQLPQVKLGQKVKVRIDQGEKGFKEYPGTITWISDKSEFSPKTIQTKDERANLVYAIKIRVKNDGYLKIGMYGETLF, encoded by the coding sequence ATGAAAAAAGTTACCATCATACTAAGTGCTTTTATTCTGTTAAGCGCATGTAAACCTAAAGACGATTTCGACGCTTCAGGAAACTTTGAAGCAGATGAAGTTATTGTTTCTGCCCAGCAAAACGGAGAATTAATTTCCTATTCTATACAGGAAGGGACTCAGCTTAAAGCAGGAGCGCAGGTGGGACAGATTGACGTTACAATAGCCCAACTTCAAAAAGCACAGGCAGAAGCCAGTATTGAAGCTTTACAGCAAAAAACAAGCAACACTAATGAACAGGATTTATTGGTGAAAAAACAGCTGGCGGTGCAGGAAGCACAGCTGGATCAACAGCTCTATGAACGTATCCGTACTGCAAACCTTGTAAAAGCAGATGCCGCAACCCGGAAGCAGTTAGATGATATTGATGCCGCTATTGTACAGCTTAAAAAGCAGATCGCAGTTACACGCCAGCAGCTTTCTGTCAATACCTCAAACAACAGCACTCAAAACAGAAGTATTTTAAGTGAAAAAGCACCGCTTGAAAAAACAGCTGCACAGTTTCAGGAACAGATTAATAAAGGAAATATCATCAATCCTATCCAGGGAACGGTCTTGGTAAACTATGCACTGAAAGGGGAAATGCAGACTATTGGAAAACCGCTGTATAAAATAGCAGATATCAGCACTCTTGATCTCAGAGCTTATATTACAGGAACCCAACTACCACAGGTAAAGCTTGGACAGAAAGTAAAAGTAAGAATAGATCAGGGAGAAAAAGGATTTAAAGAATATCCCGGAACCATTACATGGATTTCAGACAAATCGGAATTTTCTCCAAAAACCATTCAGACTAAAGACGAAAGAGCCAATCTTGTCTATGCCATCAAAATACGGGTAAAAAATGACGGCTATTTAAAGATAGGAATGTATGGAGAAACATTATTTTAA
- a CDS encoding ABC transporter ATP-binding protein, with amino-acid sequence MFSITVKNIIKTYNGVKAVDDVSFDVRKGELFGLIGPDGAGKTSLFRILTTLLLADSGTAEVEDHDVVKEYQTIRNKVGYMPGKFSLYQDLTVDENLKFFAAIFETSIEENYDLIKDIYEQIKPFSKRRAGKLSGGMKQKLALCCALIHKPEVLFLDEPTTGVDVVSRKEFWDMLAKLKEQNITILVSTPYMDEARLCDRIALMQNGKIMSVDQPENIVNSFPKLLFAVKSKNIYPLLQALRTDKDVESCYAFGEYLHLTLKEDGKRQTVIEIAEKYHPEDLEVIEITPTIEDSFIRLMHEQKEVNHGK; translated from the coding sequence ATGTTTTCCATTACCGTAAAAAATATAATCAAAACCTACAACGGCGTAAAAGCAGTTGATGATGTTTCTTTTGATGTAAGGAAAGGAGAGCTTTTTGGCCTCATCGGGCCTGATGGAGCCGGAAAAACATCCCTGTTCCGGATTCTGACCACCCTTTTACTGGCAGACAGCGGAACGGCAGAAGTGGAAGACCATGACGTAGTAAAAGAATATCAGACCATCAGAAATAAAGTAGGTTACATGCCCGGAAAATTCTCATTGTATCAGGATCTTACCGTTGATGAAAACCTGAAATTCTTTGCAGCCATTTTTGAAACCAGTATCGAAGAAAATTATGACCTGATTAAAGACATTTATGAACAGATCAAACCATTCAGCAAACGGCGGGCAGGAAAGCTTTCAGGCGGAATGAAACAAAAATTAGCACTTTGTTGCGCTCTGATTCATAAACCGGAAGTATTATTCCTGGATGAACCTACCACCGGAGTGGATGTTGTTTCCAGAAAAGAATTCTGGGATATGCTGGCTAAGCTGAAAGAGCAGAATATTACCATTTTGGTCTCAACTCCTTATATGGACGAGGCAAGGCTTTGTGACCGAATTGCGCTAATGCAGAATGGAAAAATAATGTCTGTAGATCAACCCGAGAATATTGTCAACAGTTTTCCTAAATTACTTTTTGCGGTAAAAAGTAAAAATATCTATCCGCTTCTGCAAGCTCTTCGTACAGACAAAGATGTTGAAAGCTGCTATGCATTTGGAGAATATCTGCACCTTACATTAAAAGAAGACGGCAAACGGCAAACTGTAATAGAGATAGCAGAAAAATACCATCCCGAAGATCTGGAAGTTATAGAAATAACGCCCACTATTGAAGATAGTTTTATCCGGCTGATGCATGAACAAAAAGAAGTAAATCATGGAAAATAA
- a CDS encoding ABC transporter ATP-binding protein produces the protein MENKAIICRDLTKQFGDFKAVDAISFDVDQGEIFGFLGANGAGKTTAMRILCGLSYPTSGTASVAGFNVYKQQEQIKKNIGYMSQKFSLYDNLTILENIEFYGGVYGVSRKDIKTRSTELVSTLGLESEAKKLVGALPLGWKQKLAFSVAVFHRPKIVFLDEPTGGVDPITRRQFWDMIYQAAADGITVFVTTHYMDEAEYCNRISVMVDGRVEAMDTPSNLKKKFNTHSMDDVFYELARGAKRSGD, from the coding sequence ATGGAAAATAAGGCAATTATATGCAGAGATCTCACCAAACAATTTGGAGACTTTAAAGCCGTGGATGCCATCTCTTTTGATGTAGATCAGGGAGAAATATTTGGTTTTCTTGGCGCTAACGGGGCTGGAAAAACGACCGCCATGCGAATCCTTTGCGGACTATCTTATCCTACTTCAGGAACAGCATCAGTGGCAGGATTTAATGTTTATAAACAACAGGAACAGATCAAAAAAAACATTGGCTACATGAGCCAAAAATTCTCTCTCTATGATAATCTTACTATTCTGGAAAATATTGAGTTTTATGGCGGTGTATACGGTGTTTCCCGCAAGGATATAAAAACAAGAAGCACTGAACTTGTTTCTACACTGGGCTTAGAAAGCGAAGCTAAAAAGCTGGTAGGAGCGCTGCCGTTAGGATGGAAACAAAAACTGGCATTCTCTGTGGCTGTCTTTCACAGACCTAAAATTGTATTTCTTGATGAGCCAACAGGAGGTGTGGATCCTATTACCAGGCGACAGTTCTGGGATATGATTTACCAGGCTGCTGCAGATGGGATTACCGTGTTTGTAACCACTCACTATATGGATGAAGCAGAATACTGCAACCGGATCTCCGTCATGGTAGATGGAAGGGTAGAAGCCATGGATACTCCTTCTAATCTTAAAAAGAAGTTCAATACCCATTCAATGGATGATGTATTTTATGAACTGGCAAGAGGAGCCAAAAGATCAGGAGATTAA
- a CDS encoding ABC transporter permease, whose protein sequence is MKQLFVFIRKEFYHVFRDRRTLLILFGMPIVQIILFGYALSSEVKNIGITVLDNSHDVQSEQIISKIRSSTYFRMQEPSLNYPDIEKKFREGNIKCAVIFPVNFGADIYTMNGAQIRIIADASDPNTATILTNYLNVMIADYQQQLNPNIKPSYQIIPEMRQLYNEEQNGSLNFIPGVIALIFMIVSTALTSVAVVREKELGTMEILLVSPFKPVMVLVAKAIPYLVLSLVNFIIILLLSVYLLDVEIRGSLILLFAESILFIITCLSLGLLISNVTNSQQTAMLISMMGMMLPTLLLTGFMFPVENMPVVFQVISRILPSRYYYDIVKAVMLKGLGFRYVWKETLILLIMSVGLLALALKKFKIRLS, encoded by the coding sequence ATGAAACAGTTATTCGTATTCATCAGAAAAGAATTCTATCATGTATTCAGAGACCGGAGAACTCTGCTGATCCTTTTCGGTATGCCCATTGTCCAGATTATCCTTTTTGGGTATGCTCTGAGCAGTGAGGTCAAAAATATCGGGATTACTGTTTTGGATAATTCCCATGATGTTCAGTCTGAGCAAATCATTTCAAAAATAAGATCAAGCACTTATTTCCGGATGCAGGAACCTTCTTTAAACTATCCGGATATTGAAAAAAAATTCAGGGAAGGAAACATAAAATGTGCGGTGATATTTCCTGTAAATTTCGGAGCAGATATTTATACCATGAACGGAGCACAAATTAGGATTATTGCTGATGCTTCAGACCCAAATACAGCCACTATTCTTACTAATTATCTCAATGTGATGATTGCAGACTACCAGCAGCAGCTCAATCCCAATATAAAACCTTCCTATCAGATCATTCCCGAAATGAGACAACTTTATAATGAAGAGCAGAATGGATCTCTCAACTTCATTCCGGGCGTTATTGCATTAATCTTTATGATTGTAAGTACTGCCTTAACATCTGTGGCTGTAGTCCGTGAAAAAGAACTTGGAACGATGGAAATACTATTGGTGTCTCCTTTTAAGCCCGTTATGGTATTGGTAGCAAAAGCGATTCCTTATCTGGTTCTTTCTCTTGTCAACTTTATCATTATTCTCCTTCTTTCTGTTTATTTATTAGATGTTGAGATCCGTGGAAGCCTTATTTTGCTGTTTGCGGAAAGCATATTGTTCATTATCACCTGTCTTTCATTGGGCTTATTGATATCCAATGTTACCAATTCCCAGCAAACCGCTATGCTGATTTCCATGATGGGAATGATGCTTCCTACCTTATTATTAACTGGTTTTATGTTTCCGGTAGAAAATATGCCCGTTGTTTTTCAGGTAATATCCAGAATTCTTCCTTCCAGATATTATTATGATATTGTAAAAGCAGTTATGCTGAAAGGCCTTGGTTTCAGATACGTATGGAAAGAGACGCTTATTTTACTGATCATGTCGGTGGGATTGCTGGCACTTGCCCTGAAGAAATTTAAAATCCGCCTGTCATGA